In the Cyprinus carpio isolate SPL01 unplaced genomic scaffold, ASM1834038v1 S000000171, whole genome shotgun sequence genome, one interval contains:
- the LOC122142825 gene encoding uncharacterized protein LOC122142825: MGVSTQQTSFPYRHSLFKLTSFPYRRSLFNFDAPCRCQRQITLVCVEGTELPPIQKCTECCSRYHCPLCNSNIFKPTDRYRVIIHLKAHLATSVKYKDAKKCFGEGLSRGDPLRRRCRLPYPVINMYSLEGCGVVNVKKLPQAVRDMCVPFKIVQCRNCRCVFSKTGWGTVETEDMETCEGFIQTLNFLSIAQTASFRGQE, translated from the exons ATGGGTGTTTCAACCCAG CAGACGTCATTTCCGTATCGTCATTCACTTTTCAAATTGACGTCATTTCCGTATCGTCGTTCACTTTTCAATTTTGACGCGCCATGCAGATGTCAGcg GCAAATCACATTAGTGTGCGTAGAGGGGACGGAGCTACCACCAATACAGAAATGCACAGAGTGCTGCAGCCGGTATCACTGCCCACTGTgcaattcaaacatttttaaacccaCAGACCGATACCGTGTAATCATTCATTTAAAGGCTCATCTTGCGACATCTGTAAAATACAAAG atgcCAAAAAGTGTTTTGGAGAAGGTTTGTCTAGAGGTGATCCTCTCAGACGGAGATGCCGCCTACCTTACCCTGTCATTAACATGTACAGCCTTGAGGGATGTG GTGTGGTGAATGTCAAAAAACTGCCCCAGGCTGTAAGAGACATGTGTGTCCCTTTTAAAATTGTACAATGCAGAAATTGCAGATGTGTTTTTTCAAAGACTGGGTGGGGTACTGTAGAAACGGAAGACATGGAGACCTGCGAGGGTTTTATACAGACCCTGAATTTCCTGAGCATTGCCCAGACTGCCAGTTTTAGGGGGCAGGAATGA